The uncultured Roseibium sp. DNA segment TTTCTCCTGGACGTGAAAATGGTCGGGACGCCAATTGAGCAATGAACGCGCACTGTTGCAAGCGCCTTTCGCGGCCAAAGTATCGACTTGGACCTGTGTCGGCTGCTCCGTCTAACCGGCCGTCGCGCGCGAAGCGAGAAGCCGGACGGCGAAGGTGCCCATCAGGCCTGCGAGGGTCCAGTCGAAGATCCGCATGGCGCGCGGAGACCGTTTCAGGAACCGGGAGACAGCGCTTGCGCAGAGCATGATCACCAAGCAGCCGCTGAAGCCGAGTACGATGAAGTAAAGCGCCAGAAACAGGAGCTTTCCGGTCGCGTCCGGGTCGGTTGCGCTGACGAACTGCGGCAGGAAAGTCATGAAGAATAGGGCGATCTTCGGGTTCAGCAGGTTGATGCCCAAGCCTTGCAGCCAGATGCGCCGCAAGGGCTGGGCGGACGGAGCGGAGGCCTCCATGGAAATGGAAGAGCCCCGGCGGATCGCCTGAATGGCGAGCCAGAACAGATAGCCGGCGCCGATCACCTTCAGGACCGTATAGGCGGTTTCCGATGCGGCCAGGAGCGCGGCAACGCCGAACTGGGCCAGAACCGCATGAACGGTAATTCCTGTCGAAGCGCCAAGGACGGCAACCATGCCCGCTTTACGTCCACGGCTGAGCGTCCGGCTCATGTAGAACATCATATCCGGACCGGGGGTGAGGATAAGCACCACGGCAGCCGCCGTGAAGGCGAGCAGGACGGACAGGTTGGGGACGAAGGTCATTGCGATTTCCGGGAGGGAGCGAACGGATCAACTGATATTGCAGTGTATGGCCGTCGGGGGCAACTCACCAACCCGTTTCCCTGATCCCCGTTTCACGGAACAGCAGATATTCATGACCCGTCCGGCCGCATCCGCTCAGCGGAGGCCGAATGCTTTTCGGCGGGGTGTGCCGACGGAAGTTCCCGAAACAGTATGGTTTCTCGGCGATGGCGCTTCAGGCGTATCGATCCCGATGTTCCGGGCTGTCACGGATGGGGGATTAAGTCCTGTCATACGGCGCGCTGCGGAGTAGAGAACAATCAGGCCCAGCAGCGAAAGAGCGGAAATCGTGAGGACACGATTCCACAGA contains these protein-coding regions:
- a CDS encoding LysE family translocator translates to MTFVPNLSVLLAFTAAAVVLILTPGPDMMFYMSRTLSRGRKAGMVAVLGASTGITVHAVLAQFGVAALLAASETAYTVLKVIGAGYLFWLAIQAIRRGSSISMEASAPSAQPLRRIWLQGLGINLLNPKIALFFMTFLPQFVSATDPDATGKLLFLALYFIVLGFSGCLVIMLCASAVSRFLKRSPRAMRIFDWTLAGLMGTFAVRLLASRATAG